One region of Chanodichthys erythropterus isolate Z2021 chromosome 19, ASM2448905v1, whole genome shotgun sequence genomic DNA includes:
- the pgap3 gene encoding post-GPI attachment to proteins factor 3: MTGRTDSSMTRLMFLAAAVFLLFAPASASQGDKEPVYRDCVKQCVRTNCTGARLRGFQSAQPPYMALTGWTCRDDCRYQCMWTTVGLYQAEGYSVPQFHGKWPFARFLCFEEPASALASLLNGLACLLMLLRYRSAVPRQSPMYHTITAFSLVSLNAWFWSTVFHTRDTYLTEKMDYFCASAVILYSIYLCCVRTLGLRRPAISSMVGVLLILAFTSHVSYLTFVSFDYGYNMAANATIGMINLLWWLCWCWLNRRILPYWWKCGMVVLLLHGLALLELLDFPPLFWVLDAHAVWHLSTVPVHFLFYSFLIDDSLHLLNTEKPGVKLD; encoded by the exons ATGACCGGACGGACTGACAGCAGCATGACGCGCCTGATGTTTCTAGCGGCCGCGGTGTTTCTCTTGTTCGCTCCTGCGAGCGCCTCTCAGGGGGACAAAGAGCCCGTCTACCGCGACTGCGTCAAACAATGTGTCCGGACGAATTGCACAGGGGCCCGACTGCGGGGATTCCAGTCCGCTCAACCTCCATATATGGCACTCACAG GCTGGACGTGTCGTGATGACTGCAGGTATCAGTGCATGTGGACCACCGTGGGTCTGTACCAGGCAGAGGGCTACAGTGTACCACAGTTTCATGGGAAG TGGCCATTTGCTCGTTTCCTGTGTTTTGAGGAGCCTGCATCTGCGCTGGCGTCTCTGCTCAATGGTCTGGCGTGTCTGCTGATGCTGCTGAGATACCGCAGCGCCGTCCCTCGACAAAGCCCCATGTACCACACCATCACCGCCTTCTCACTG GTTTCGCTGAATGCATGGTTCTGGTCTACAGTGTTCCACACGAGAGACACCTATCTAACAGAG AAGATGGACTACTTCTGTGCATCAGCTGTCATTCTGTACTCCATCTACTTGTGCTGCGTCAG gACGTTGGGCTTGCGTAGGCCTGCAATTTCCAGTATGGTGGGAGTTCTGCTCATTCTGGCCTTCACGTCTCATGTGTCTTATCTGACCTTCGTCAGTTTTGACTATGGGTACAACATGGCTGCCAATGCCACCATAG GTATGATAAACCTGTTGTGGTGGCTGTGCTGGTGTTGGCTGAACCGGAGGATTTTGCCGTACTGGTGGAAGTGTGGTATGGTGGTGCTCTTACTGCATGGCCTTGCCCTGCTGGAGCTGCTGGATTTCCCTCCACTCTTCTGGGTTCTAGACGCTCATGCCGTCTGGCACCTCAGCACCGTACCCGTCCACTTCCTCTTCTACAG TTTTCTCATAGATGACAGCCTACACCTCCTCAACACAGAGAAGCCTGGAGTGAAACTGGACTAG